A single Planktothrix sp. FACHB-1365 DNA region contains:
- a CDS encoding RecQ family ATP-dependent DNA helicase has product MTHELKQEALELLKTALNNKTAEFREGQWEAIQTLIENRSRLLVVQRTGWGKSLVYFLPTRLLRNRGNGPTLIISPLLALMRNQISAAERIKLKAATINSTNTEDWEQVKNQLLADEIDLLLISPERLANAEFRETILLPMSEKIGLFVVDEAHCISDWGHDFRPDYRRIVRILQALPANIPAIATTATANNRVVKDIITQLGTNLQVSRGTLTRQSLQLQNIYIASPAARMAWLAQHLPNLPGSGIIYTLTVKDSERVADWLNRQGIAAKAYNSQLKNEDRLILEDQLLNNEIKALVATTALGMGFDKPDLGFVIHYQRPGSVVHYYQQVGRAGRAVEQAYGILLNGDEDEDITNYFIRTAFPPQAHTQEVLNALNQADNGLSVVQLEQKLNLSRGQIEKVLKLLSLEFPSPVTKIESKWNATPTAVNYQLNTEKIQQLTQIRLAEQFQMQEYMKSQQCLMAFLAEALDDYNPTPCGKCAVCLGKPLIPETYSIELVNQAIQYLRRSDQIIEPRKQWASQALLTYSFSGNIKNNLKAEPGRALSLWGDAGWGEFVKKGKYQDHYFNDELVKGAFEMIQRWQPQPFPSWVTCVPSLNRPELVPNFAQRLANQLNLPFIPVVRKIKPNQHQKEMSNSYQQAHNLDGVFEVDTGKVRNGAVFLIDDMVDSRWTFTVIAALLKQAGSGAVFPLALALNSLEKAD; this is encoded by the coding sequence ATGACCCATGAACTTAAACAAGAAGCGTTAGAACTTCTCAAAACTGCCCTTAATAATAAAACTGCTGAATTTAGAGAGGGACAATGGGAAGCCATTCAAACTTTAATTGAAAACCGTTCCCGTCTTCTTGTTGTTCAACGCACAGGTTGGGGTAAAAGTTTAGTTTATTTTCTCCCCACTCGCTTATTAAGAAATAGAGGAAACGGCCCAACTTTGATTATTTCACCGTTACTGGCTTTAATGCGAAACCAAATTTCAGCAGCAGAAAGAATTAAGCTTAAAGCAGCAACAATTAACTCCACAAATACAGAAGATTGGGAACAAGTTAAAAATCAGTTACTCGCCGATGAAATTGATCTTTTATTAATTTCACCCGAACGACTTGCTAACGCAGAATTTCGGGAAACAATACTCTTACCAATGTCTGAAAAAATCGGCTTATTTGTTGTTGATGAAGCCCATTGTATTTCTGATTGGGGGCATGACTTTCGCCCAGATTATCGTCGCATTGTTAGAATTTTACAAGCTTTACCTGCCAATATTCCTGCTATAGCAACAACGGCTACAGCAAACAATCGAGTCGTTAAGGATATTATAACTCAATTAGGAACAAATTTGCAAGTTTCCAGAGGAACTTTAACTCGCCAAAGTTTACAACTGCAAAATATTTATATTGCCAGTCCAGCCGCTAGAATGGCATGGTTAGCCCAACATCTGCCGAACTTACCCGGAAGCGGAATTATCTACACATTAACCGTTAAGGATAGTGAAAGAGTTGCAGATTGGTTAAACAGACAAGGAATTGCTGCGAAAGCTTATAATAGTCAGCTAAAAAACGAAGATCGATTAATTTTAGAAGACCAACTTCTGAATAATGAAATTAAAGCGTTAGTCGCCACAACGGCTTTAGGTATGGGTTTTGATAAACCCGATTTAGGATTTGTTATTCATTATCAACGTCCGGGTTCTGTTGTGCATTATTATCAACAAGTGGGACGAGCCGGACGAGCCGTAGAACAAGCCTATGGGATTCTTTTAAATGGGGATGAAGACGAGGACATTACTAACTATTTTATTAGAACTGCTTTTCCCCCCCAAGCTCATACTCAGGAGGTTTTAAATGCTCTTAATCAAGCGGATAATGGCTTATCTGTTGTTCAACTTGAGCAAAAATTGAATCTTTCTAGGGGACAAATTGAGAAAGTGTTAAAATTGCTGTCTTTGGAATTTCCCTCGCCTGTAACTAAAATAGAATCTAAATGGAATGCGACCCCTACAGCAGTCAATTATCAACTGAATACAGAGAAAATTCAACAGTTGACCCAAATTCGTCTTGCTGAACAATTTCAAATGCAAGAATATATGAAAAGTCAACAGTGTTTAATGGCTTTTCTCGCCGAAGCTTTAGATGATTATAATCCAACTCCCTGCGGTAAATGTGCAGTATGTTTAGGTAAACCTTTAATCCCAGAAACTTACTCAATAGAATTAGTTAATCAAGCAATTCAATATTTACGTCGTAGCGACCAAATTATTGAACCTCGAAAACAATGGGCATCACAAGCTTTATTAACATACAGCTTTTCTGGTAATATTAAAAACAATTTAAAAGCTGAACCAGGAAGAGCATTATCTCTTTGGGGTGATGCAGGTTGGGGAGAATTCGTTAAAAAAGGAAAATATCAAGATCATTATTTTAATGATGAGTTAGTGAAGGGTGCGTTTGAGATGATTCAACGATGGCAACCTCAACCTTTTCCCAGTTGGGTCACTTGTGTTCCTTCTTTAAATCGTCCAGAACTTGTACCGAATTTTGCTCAAAGATTGGCTAATCAATTAAATTTACCTTTTATTCCAGTGGTGCGAAAAATAAAACCCAATCAACACCAAAAAGAGATGAGTAACAGTTACCAACAAGCGCATAATTTAGATGGAGTGTTTGAAGTAGATACTGGTAAGGTCAGGAATGGTGCTGTTTTCTTAATAGATGATATGGTCGATTCTCGCTGGACATTTACGGTCATTGCAGCCCTATTAAAACAAGCGGGTAGCGGTGCTGTTTTTCCCCTGGCTTTAGCGTTAAATTCTTTAGAAAAAGCCGATTAA